A genomic region of Rhodohalobacter sp. 614A contains the following coding sequences:
- a CDS encoding FG-GAP-like repeat-containing protein, with product MLLLASCRKSEPIREFSWNQEKGYRWAELEMDQSSPVGLEQIPSNITGITFRNDLADNRMSENRILMNGSGVAAGDVNGDGHVDLYFTRIDGPNRLYLNVGGFLFTDVTDEAGVAHEEHLSSGAVFADVDGDEDLDLLITTVNTANALYLNDGTGKFTLQENSGLESAKGSMTMALADVDRDGFLDLYITNYRETNVLDVFEAQEITWENTIKNGQLIPPYDDYFTIIDRGEGHHPERHEIGRQDELYLNNGDGTFKKVDDLENRFLASDGTPLGLSPDWGLSAKFQDLDGNSLPDLYVNNDFWTPDRIWINQGDGIFKAIDSLAIRNSSFYSMTVDFSDINKDSHTDIFTVEMLNSNHSERLITRLPIEPYPLQNGVNKLRPRYNRNSMYLNRGDNTYAEISYYSGLEASDWSWAIRFLDLDLDGHEDLLIANGFAHDFQNLDAQEERLNRLIETQGQITIPYIDQFPRLRQNNKIFRNNGDLTFTDVSSDWGFNEQDISMGMATADLNNDGVLDVIISRLNDEPAIFKNKTINSRIAIRLRGESPNTQAIGAKVKLSGGPGGDQTSEIMSGGDYLSGSDPMMVFAATPESKHQLTITWPDGTQSKLDTLSANKIYEIDQKTIVKTETPIFTDDAQNNQDSTTYFRDESESLKHRHHEDEYDDFRVQPLLPQKLSQYGPGLAWVDIDFDGVEELIVGSGKGGETGIFNYDLNEGQFQPVSNDFLKIGAEGDQTGIIGWNEEDRSHLIIGIANYEIGTSRAPSALHIQIDKNQTVRVDSIPGILSTSGPLAAADYSGDGSPDLFIGGRFLPGQYPSDATSRLFTMQNGQLKEDSANSDILKNIGLVTGAIFMDYNLDGQQDLIISTEWGTLKVFQNQQGIFTEKTSDLGLHQYKGLWQGISAGDFNNDGYPDLVVANIGKNSPNQVKSKDHPLRIFYGDFNLDRRIDMVESYYDDDIGGYVPRRKLDEYEQLGNILGHIQSHKEFSTMTVAEMLQKDITKIPYKEVNTVLSTVFINEGGTSFSAKPLSAEAQFSAGFSTVVSDFDNDGFEDIFLSQNFFAVSDPQSKPRLDAGRGLWLRGDGTGNFESIPGQISGVKLYGEQRGATLGDYNQDGKMDLIVSQNYADTRVFLNENKKAGFQIKLAGPPGNTDGIGSSIRLKYSDQKYGPLRGIYAGSGYWSQNSSAQVLGYEEWPQAIEVQWHDGNQQMVEVIEGQMEYRIVHPDID from the coding sequence TTGCTTTTATTAGCCAGTTGCAGAAAATCCGAACCAATTCGTGAATTTTCATGGAATCAGGAAAAAGGGTATCGATGGGCTGAACTGGAAATGGATCAATCTTCGCCCGTTGGGCTTGAACAAATTCCATCAAATATAACCGGAATAACCTTTCGAAATGATTTGGCTGATAATCGCATGTCTGAGAACCGAATTTTGATGAATGGATCCGGAGTGGCCGCAGGAGATGTAAACGGTGACGGACACGTGGATTTGTATTTTACCCGAATCGACGGACCTAATCGACTTTATTTGAATGTGGGAGGATTTCTGTTTACAGATGTTACCGATGAAGCCGGTGTAGCCCATGAAGAACATCTCTCCAGCGGCGCCGTCTTTGCAGATGTGGATGGGGATGAGGATTTAGATCTGCTGATAACAACGGTAAACACAGCGAATGCGCTTTATCTGAATGATGGAACCGGGAAATTTACTTTGCAGGAAAATAGTGGATTGGAATCCGCCAAAGGAAGCATGACCATGGCATTGGCAGATGTTGATAGGGATGGATTTTTAGATCTGTATATCACCAATTACAGGGAAACGAATGTTTTGGATGTTTTTGAGGCCCAGGAGATTACATGGGAAAATACGATCAAGAATGGTCAGCTCATTCCTCCCTACGATGATTATTTTACAATTATCGACAGGGGAGAAGGGCATCATCCCGAGAGGCACGAAATTGGCAGACAGGATGAACTTTATTTAAATAATGGAGATGGAACCTTTAAAAAGGTGGACGATTTAGAAAATAGATTTCTTGCATCTGACGGAACTCCTTTGGGGCTTTCTCCTGATTGGGGATTAAGTGCAAAATTCCAGGATCTGGATGGAAATTCCCTGCCGGATTTATATGTAAACAATGATTTTTGGACCCCCGACAGAATTTGGATAAATCAGGGAGACGGAATTTTTAAAGCAATTGACAGCCTAGCCATCCGAAATTCCAGTTTCTATTCTATGACTGTGGATTTTTCTGATATCAATAAAGACAGCCATACGGATATTTTTACGGTGGAAATGCTGAATAGTAATCACAGCGAACGTCTCATCACTCGTCTTCCAATTGAACCTTATCCTTTACAAAATGGTGTGAATAAATTACGCCCCAGGTATAATCGCAACTCGATGTATCTGAACAGAGGAGATAATACATATGCTGAAATTTCTTACTACAGTGGACTGGAAGCAAGTGATTGGTCGTGGGCGATCCGGTTTTTGGATCTGGATCTGGACGGCCATGAAGATCTCCTCATAGCGAATGGTTTTGCCCATGATTTTCAAAACCTGGATGCCCAGGAAGAAAGATTAAACCGGTTGATTGAGACCCAGGGTCAAATTACGATTCCTTATATCGATCAATTTCCACGCTTGCGGCAAAACAACAAGATTTTTAGAAATAACGGAGATCTTACATTTACGGATGTAAGCAGCGATTGGGGGTTCAATGAGCAAGATATCTCCATGGGGATGGCTACGGCAGACTTAAATAATGATGGAGTTCTTGATGTGATTATAAGTCGGTTAAATGATGAACCGGCGATCTTTAAGAATAAAACAATAAACTCCCGAATTGCTATTCGACTGAGGGGGGAATCACCGAATACACAAGCTATCGGCGCAAAAGTTAAACTTTCAGGCGGACCCGGCGGTGATCAGACAAGTGAAATTATGAGTGGCGGGGATTATCTCTCTGGTTCAGATCCAATGATGGTCTTTGCCGCAACTCCTGAGAGTAAGCATCAATTAACAATTACCTGGCCGGATGGAACTCAGAGTAAGTTAGACACGCTTTCCGCAAATAAAATTTACGAGATCGATCAAAAAACAATAGTGAAAACCGAAACACCTATTTTTACGGATGATGCTCAAAATAACCAAGATTCAACTACATACTTTAGAGATGAAAGTGAATCGTTGAAGCATCGTCATCATGAAGATGAATATGATGATTTCCGGGTTCAACCTTTACTTCCACAAAAACTTAGTCAATATGGACCGGGGCTCGCCTGGGTGGATATTGATTTTGATGGTGTGGAAGAATTGATCGTTGGGTCTGGAAAGGGTGGAGAAACAGGAATTTTTAATTATGATCTGAATGAGGGACAATTTCAACCGGTCTCCAATGATTTTTTAAAAATTGGGGCTGAGGGGGATCAAACCGGAATTATTGGCTGGAATGAAGAAGATCGCTCACATCTGATTATCGGAATAGCCAATTACGAGATTGGTACTTCACGTGCTCCGTCTGCGCTTCACATTCAAATAGATAAAAATCAAACTGTTCGAGTTGATAGTATTCCGGGAATTTTATCTACATCGGGACCATTGGCTGCGGCAGATTATAGCGGTGATGGTTCTCCTGACCTTTTTATTGGCGGAAGGTTTTTACCGGGTCAATACCCCTCAGATGCTACCTCGCGACTTTTTACCATGCAAAATGGGCAATTAAAAGAGGATTCAGCCAATTCAGACATCTTAAAAAACATTGGGCTTGTGACCGGTGCCATCTTTATGGATTATAACCTGGATGGCCAACAAGATTTGATAATATCTACGGAATGGGGGACACTGAAAGTTTTCCAAAATCAGCAAGGTATTTTCACAGAAAAAACAAGCGATTTGGGTTTACATCAGTACAAAGGATTATGGCAGGGAATTTCTGCCGGAGATTTTAACAATGATGGTTATCCGGATCTGGTCGTTGCGAATATTGGTAAAAACAGTCCCAACCAGGTAAAATCAAAAGATCATCCATTGCGAATTTTTTATGGTGATTTTAACCTGGATCGCAGAATCGATATGGTTGAATCCTATTATGATGATGACATAGGAGGCTACGTGCCCCGCAGAAAACTGGATGAATATGAACAGTTGGGAAACATTTTAGGGCACATCCAATCACACAAAGAATTTTCAACCATGACAGTAGCAGAAATGCTGCAAAAAGACATCACTAAAATTCCTTATAAAGAGGTGAATACGGTATTGAGTACGGTATTTATCAACGAGGGAGGTACATCATTTTCTGCGAAACCTTTGTCTGCAGAAGCACAATTTTCAGCCGGATTTTCTACCGTTGTTTCCGATTTTGATAATGATGGCTTTGAAGACATATTTCTCTCGCAAAACTTTTTTGCTGTGTCTGATCCCCAAAGTAAACCAAGACTGGATGCCGGAAGAGGGTTGTGGTTGAGGGGAGATGGAACGGGTAATTTTGAGTCCATTCCGGGGCAGATTTCAGGAGTAAAACTTTATGGAGAACAGCGAGGTGCTACATTAGGTGATTACAACCAGGATGGTAAAATGGATCTCATCGTTTCTCAGAATTATGCAGATACCCGTGTTTTCCTAAACGAGAATAAAAAGGCTGGATTTCAGATAAAATTAGCAGGTCCTCCCGGAAATACTGATGGAATTGGCTCAAGTATTCGTCTGAAATATTCAGATCAAAAATATGGTCCGCTGCGGGGTATTTATGCGGGTTCGGGTTATTGGTCACAAAATAGTTCTGCTCAGGTACTTGGTTATGAAGAATGGCCTCAAGCAATTGAAGTACAATGGCACGATGGAAATCAACAGATGGTAGAGGTTATCGAAGGGCAGATGGAATACCGAATCGTTCATCCTGATATCGATTAA
- a CDS encoding AraC family transcriptional regulator translates to MQDKSIFFRLPKTGKEGFIVEFEERPHMYDKLHYHPEMQLIYIVEGTGDLFAGDSFVSYQPGNLFLIGPNQSHVFKSDPMYFDSAKQLECKTISIFFHEKSLGKGFFSIEETSEIRSLLERSGRGIQFNPHVVESVSDRIFDLLDLNGLARLLEILSILNDLSASKDFEYLATISNQVPASDQKNKKVNRVINYILDNFHKDIKLEDVAKVANYSQAAFCHFFKQHTQKTFVQFLIELRVSNACKMLRNSDFNISQICYECGFNNVSNFNRQFKKITGLCPSDYVKKYEKQSMSWA, encoded by the coding sequence ATGCAAGACAAATCAATTTTCTTCCGATTGCCTAAAACTGGAAAAGAGGGCTTTATTGTTGAATTTGAAGAACGTCCTCATATGTATGATAAACTACATTATCATCCCGAAATGCAACTCATTTATATCGTAGAAGGTACTGGGGATTTGTTTGCCGGGGATTCTTTTGTTTCCTATCAACCAGGAAATTTATTTTTGATTGGCCCCAACCAATCGCACGTTTTTAAAAGCGATCCCATGTATTTTGATAGTGCAAAACAACTTGAATGTAAAACAATTTCCATATTCTTTCATGAGAAGTCTTTAGGAAAGGGCTTTTTTAGCATTGAAGAAACATCTGAAATCAGATCTCTGCTTGAAAGATCCGGACGAGGTATTCAGTTTAATCCTCATGTAGTTGAATCGGTTAGTGACAGAATTTTTGATTTATTAGACCTGAACGGACTTGCCCGCTTACTTGAGATTTTGTCCATCCTAAATGATTTGTCTGCAAGTAAAGATTTTGAATACCTCGCAACGATCAGCAATCAGGTTCCCGCCAGCGACCAGAAAAACAAAAAAGTTAATAGAGTTATCAATTATATCCTCGATAACTTCCATAAAGACATCAAGCTCGAAGATGTAGCTAAAGTTGCAAATTATAGCCAGGCGGCATTTTGCCATTTCTTTAAACAACATACTCAAAAAACATTTGTTCAGTTCTTAATTGAACTTCGTGTATCGAATGCCTGCAAAATGCTCCGCAATTCAGATTTTAATATCTCCCAGATTTGCTACGAATGCGGTTTTAATAATGTGTCGAATTTTAACCGTCAGTTCAAAAAAATAACGGGTCTTTGCCCCAGCGATTATGTTAAGAAATATGAAAAACAAAGCATGAGCTGGGCCTGA
- a CDS encoding dihydrodipicolinate synthase family protein gives MKVNWKGVYPAITTKFFKDGSIDIDTFKKNINTQVKAGVHGIILGGSLGEASTLRKEEKFDLVDKTLEIVDEKIPVIMNIAEKSTPEAVTAAKGAEKLGASGLMLLPPMQYKADDRETVEFFKSVASSTDLPIMIYNNPVDYGIEVTLDMFEELIEFDNIQAVKESTRDTTNITRFINRFGDRIKVLSGVDTIALESMVLGASGWVAGLVCAFPRETVAIYQLVKENKIEEALKIYRWFMPLLELDIHPKLVQYIKLAEVATGIGTEYVRQPRLPLVGEERDRVQNIIQTSLEKRSSIEELVYNNSELIGQS, from the coding sequence ATGAAAGTAAACTGGAAAGGAGTCTATCCCGCAATTACCACAAAATTCTTTAAAGACGGTTCGATAGATATAGACACATTTAAAAAAAATATTAATACTCAAGTTAAAGCAGGCGTACATGGAATTATTCTGGGTGGCTCATTAGGAGAAGCCAGTACATTAAGAAAGGAAGAAAAATTTGACCTGGTTGATAAAACACTGGAAATTGTTGATGAAAAAATTCCGGTGATTATGAATATAGCTGAGAAATCAACACCGGAAGCTGTAACTGCAGCGAAAGGCGCAGAAAAGCTTGGAGCCTCAGGGCTTATGCTACTCCCCCCTATGCAGTATAAAGCTGATGACCGGGAAACTGTAGAGTTCTTTAAATCCGTCGCCTCATCAACGGATTTACCCATTATGATTTATAATAACCCTGTTGATTACGGTATTGAAGTTACGCTCGACATGTTTGAAGAACTTATTGAGTTTGATAACATTCAGGCTGTAAAAGAATCTACCCGTGATACAACGAACATCACACGATTTATCAATCGATTCGGAGATAGAATTAAGGTACTCTCCGGTGTGGATACGATTGCCCTGGAATCTATGGTATTAGGCGCTTCCGGATGGGTAGCAGGACTTGTCTGTGCATTTCCAAGAGAAACGGTTGCTATCTACCAACTTGTTAAAGAGAATAAAATTGAAGAAGCATTGAAAATTTACCGATGGTTTATGCCGCTTCTGGAACTGGACATCCATCCAAAGCTTGTACAGTATATTAAACTTGCTGAAGTTGCTACAGGAATTGGTACTGAATACGTCAGACAGCCACGTCTTCCACTTGTGGGCGAAGAGCGGGATCGGGTACAAAATATTATCCAAACTTCTCTCGAGAAAAGATCCTCTATTGAGGAACTGGTTTATAATAATTCAGAGCTAATTGGCCAAAGCTAA
- a CDS encoding 4-hydroxyproline epimerase, with protein sequence MMADIKRFFCIDAHTCGNPVRLVAGGGPILQGNSMSEKRQHFLAEFDWIRKGLMFEPRGHDMMSGSILYPPVDPANDIGILFIETSGCLPMCGHGTIGTVTIMLQEGLVHPKTPGEVRLETPAGLVQATYQKDGDKVTSVRLTNVTSFLEAVDLEVDCPDLGKLHVDVAYGGNFYAIVDPQDNFRGIQDYKADQLISWSRELRKQLNQKYEFVHPEDATINGLSHLLWTGETLDKDSTARNAVFYGDKAIDRSPCGTGTSARMAQWYSKDKLKKGDEFIHESYIGSKFTGRIEKEINFFGKKAIIPSIEGWAKITGYNTITIDDDDPYAHGFQVI encoded by the coding sequence ATGATGGCAGATATAAAGCGTTTTTTCTGTATTGATGCGCATACTTGTGGCAACCCGGTTAGGCTTGTGGCAGGCGGCGGACCTATCTTGCAAGGGAACTCGATGAGTGAAAAACGCCAGCATTTTCTCGCTGAATTTGATTGGATCCGAAAAGGATTGATGTTTGAGCCCAGAGGGCATGATATGATGTCCGGCAGTATTCTTTATCCACCTGTGGATCCCGCAAATGATATCGGCATTCTGTTCATAGAAACCAGCGGATGCTTACCGATGTGTGGCCATGGAACGATTGGAACAGTTACCATTATGCTTCAGGAAGGACTGGTACATCCAAAAACTCCCGGAGAAGTAAGACTGGAAACTCCCGCGGGACTTGTTCAGGCAACCTATCAAAAAGACGGCGATAAAGTTACCTCAGTCAGATTAACGAATGTAACCAGTTTTTTGGAAGCTGTTGATCTGGAGGTAGATTGCCCGGATTTGGGAAAACTTCATGTAGATGTAGCTTATGGTGGTAACTTTTATGCGATTGTAGATCCCCAGGATAATTTTAGGGGCATACAAGATTACAAGGCTGATCAACTCATTAGCTGGAGCCGCGAATTACGTAAACAACTCAACCAAAAGTATGAGTTCGTCCATCCCGAAGATGCCACAATAAATGGTTTAAGTCACCTTCTTTGGACCGGTGAAACATTAGACAAAGATTCAACAGCCCGAAATGCTGTTTTTTATGGAGATAAAGCTATTGACCGTTCTCCCTGCGGAACCGGAACTTCAGCCCGCATGGCTCAATGGTATTCCAAAGATAAACTGAAAAAAGGAGATGAGTTTATTCACGAAAGTTATATCGGAAGTAAATTCACAGGCCGCATTGAAAAGGAGATCAATTTTTTCGGAAAGAAAGCGATTATCCCCAGTATTGAAGGATGGGCTAAAATTACAGGTTATAACACCATCACTATTGATGATGACGATCCTTATGCTCATGGATTTCAGGTTATTTGA
- a CDS encoding NAD(P)/FAD-dependent oxidoreductase, with protein MNNQRVIIIGAGIAGLFSAYYLNKMGAEVTVIDKESGKDNCSYGNAGMIVPSHIIPLSSPGVISKGLKWMLDAESPFYIRPRLSLELLSWLWTFKKFSTAQHVKNSGPVLRDLLLESRQLLIDLESNEKLNFGFEKKGLFMFCNTEYGLKKEIEAAQKAQELGVPAKILSAEEVRKMEPNIKLDIIGATYYPKDAHLHPGSLMNELKALLINNGVKLEFDTEVVSASSDHKKVASVKSKDGREWPGDSFLICSGAYSAETAQIFGKNLKLLAGKGYSITLKKPKKSPQNCGILSEKKVTITPMFNLLRFAGTMELTGTDKSINPKRINGLKKSVCEYLPDFTMNDFAGKEVWTGLRPCSPDGLPYVGAFDGYSNLFASTGHAMMGMSLAPSCGKMVTDLILHGKSEFDTPLINPNRFG; from the coding sequence ATGAATAACCAACGGGTCATTATTATCGGTGCAGGAATTGCCGGGCTTTTTTCAGCCTATTATCTCAATAAAATGGGAGCAGAAGTTACTGTAATTGATAAAGAATCCGGTAAGGATAATTGCTCCTACGGAAATGCCGGCATGATCGTACCCAGCCATATTATACCTCTCTCCTCTCCCGGAGTTATCAGTAAAGGCTTAAAATGGATGCTCGATGCTGAAAGTCCCTTTTATATCCGGCCACGCCTCAGCCTGGAACTTTTGTCTTGGTTATGGACCTTTAAAAAGTTCTCAACAGCTCAGCATGTAAAAAATTCAGGTCCGGTGCTGAGAGATCTTCTTCTGGAAAGCAGGCAATTGCTCATTGACCTTGAATCCAATGAAAAGCTCAACTTTGGCTTTGAAAAAAAGGGTCTTTTTATGTTTTGTAATACGGAGTACGGGCTCAAAAAAGAGATTGAAGCAGCTCAAAAAGCTCAGGAATTAGGCGTTCCCGCAAAAATACTTTCCGCTGAAGAAGTACGCAAAATGGAGCCAAATATAAAACTCGATATAATCGGAGCTACATATTATCCAAAAGATGCTCACCTGCACCCTGGAAGCCTGATGAATGAACTAAAGGCCTTATTGATCAATAATGGGGTAAAATTGGAGTTTGATACGGAAGTGGTAAGTGCTTCATCCGATCATAAGAAAGTTGCCTCTGTAAAAAGCAAAGATGGAAGAGAATGGCCTGGAGATTCTTTTTTGATTTGTAGTGGAGCTTATTCTGCAGAAACAGCACAAATATTTGGGAAAAATTTAAAGCTACTTGCAGGTAAAGGCTACAGCATCACTTTAAAAAAGCCAAAGAAAAGTCCACAAAATTGTGGAATCCTGTCAGAGAAAAAAGTCACTATAACACCTATGTTTAATTTGCTTCGTTTTGCAGGTACAATGGAACTGACAGGTACGGATAAATCAATAAACCCTAAAAGAATTAATGGATTAAAGAAATCCGTTTGTGAATACCTGCCGGATTTTACAATGAATGATTTCGCTGGCAAAGAAGTGTGGACAGGATTACGCCCCTGCTCGCCCGATGGATTACCATATGTAGGAGCATTTGATGGATATTCAAACCTTTTTGCCTCAACCGGCCATGCAATGATGGGTATGAGCCTTGCCCCCTCCTGTGGTAAAATGGTAACGGATTTAATCCTTCACGGAAAATCTGAATTTGACACTCCATTGATCAATCCAAACAGGTTTGGGTGA
- a CDS encoding DUF885 family protein, with translation MILPSQSFAFSDDESIENLIRIFDQDEDVLNRKYSVRHSDEYFNRFEKFYNDWQNRLDELNYEELSQPGKVDYHLLVSHINRRVYFLNRDKEQFENVKQWLPDLNGIMQYINTRRVGTKPDAQNLANEMNQWAIEVETLQSKLQESPMLLKKDANAAHDALEDIRNALEDAFLFYNGYDPDFTWWMEEPYRKLDEVLKTYSEFINEYFDAEKEQMDNSGIVGNPIGEEEILKRLEFEMISYTPEELIEIAEYQFAKSEEEMLKASRELGYGDDWHAALEHVKEAYVEPGRKPELIMRLYNESIDFIEDRDLITIPDLAKEVWRMQMMSPERQLINPFFTGGEVISISYPTNTMGHEQKMMSLRGNNPHFNRATVQHELIPGHHLQGFMNRRYNTYRYPFRTSFWGEGWALYWELLLWDLDFPKSPEDRIGMLFWRTHRYARIIFSLNYHLGNWTPQQCIDYLVERVGHEYANAEAEVRRSFTGNYGPLYQIAYMIGGMEIYSLYKDLVDTDQMSPIEFHDTILKGGSIPIRMVKALLTDEELEKNQTLNWNFADYIYDE, from the coding sequence TTGATTCTCCCTAGTCAATCATTTGCCTTTTCAGATGATGAAAGCATTGAAAACCTCATTCGAATATTTGATCAGGATGAGGATGTATTAAATAGAAAATATTCTGTCAGACATTCAGACGAGTATTTTAATCGCTTTGAAAAATTTTATAACGACTGGCAGAATCGGCTGGATGAATTAAATTATGAGGAGCTTTCCCAACCCGGCAAAGTCGACTATCATCTACTCGTGAGTCATATCAACCGGAGAGTTTATTTTCTGAACAGAGACAAAGAACAGTTTGAGAATGTGAAACAATGGCTTCCCGATTTGAATGGAATCATGCAGTATATCAATACAAGAAGAGTTGGTACAAAACCGGATGCCCAAAATTTGGCAAACGAGATGAATCAATGGGCAATTGAAGTTGAAACGTTACAAAGCAAGCTTCAGGAATCTCCGATGCTCTTGAAAAAGGATGCCAATGCTGCGCATGATGCTTTGGAAGATATCCGTAATGCCCTGGAAGATGCATTTCTATTCTACAATGGTTATGATCCTGATTTTACCTGGTGGATGGAGGAACCTTATCGAAAGTTAGATGAAGTTTTAAAAACGTATTCTGAGTTCATCAATGAATATTTTGATGCTGAAAAAGAGCAAATGGATAACAGCGGTATTGTCGGAAATCCTATTGGAGAGGAAGAGATTCTTAAACGTTTAGAGTTTGAAATGATCTCATACACTCCGGAAGAACTAATTGAAATTGCTGAGTATCAGTTTGCGAAATCGGAAGAAGAAATGCTGAAAGCCTCCCGGGAATTAGGGTATGGTGATGATTGGCACGCAGCTTTAGAGCATGTAAAAGAAGCTTATGTTGAACCTGGCAGAAAGCCGGAACTTATCATGAGGTTATACAACGAGTCTATTGATTTTATTGAAGACCGCGACCTGATCACCATCCCGGATCTGGCCAAAGAAGTCTGGCGCATGCAAATGATGAGTCCTGAACGGCAACTTATAAATCCCTTTTTTACAGGTGGTGAGGTTATTAGTATTTCATATCCAACGAATACTATGGGGCATGAGCAAAAAATGATGAGTTTACGGGGAAATAATCCTCATTTTAATCGTGCTACTGTTCAGCATGAGTTGATTCCTGGACATCATCTACAAGGGTTTATGAATCGCCGTTACAACACGTATCGTTATCCGTTCCGCACTTCATTCTGGGGAGAAGGTTGGGCGCTATACTGGGAGCTTCTGCTTTGGGATCTTGATTTCCCGAAGAGCCCTGAAGACCGGATTGGAATGCTTTTTTGGAGAACTCACCGGTATGCCAGAATTATCTTTTCACTTAATTACCACTTGGGAAATTGGACACCCCAGCAGTGTATTGACTATCTGGTAGAGCGTGTGGGCCATGAATATGCAAATGCTGAAGCGGAGGTACGACGTTCATTTACCGGGAATTACGGGCCCCTTTACCAAATTGCTTATATGATTGGAGGTATGGAAATTTACTCTCTTTATAAAGATTTGGTGGACACTGACCAGATGAGTCCGATAGAGTTTCATGATACTATTTTAAAAGGAGGAAGTATCCCCATTCGCATGGTAAAAGCACTTTTAACCGATGAAGAATTAGAGAAAAATCAAACTTTGAATTGGAATTTTGCTGACTATATTTATGATGAATAA